One Gossypium raimondii isolate GPD5lz chromosome 3, ASM2569854v1, whole genome shotgun sequence genomic window carries:
- the LOC105793955 gene encoding uncharacterized protein LOC105793955 isoform X1 — protein sequence MARRYNESSGDDSRDESGEHGNRRKRYSRSDRERGRRERGREREHGDKNGEKRQRENSGSFGEEEDKRANRDRSEESERIHADNGGKDRQREKRPRSSDEEDGKHSYRDRRRKRERIHDGDDDGKDRRREEGSRSSDEEDDKPSFRDRRHERDRIRDGENDSKARRKDAQEESSESSDKSEEERRAKRDRSGKRDRRHRHDTGHRDRHNDKQREEDRYRNRDRWRHSRHDSDDDDDRGRRSHRNTERENRSQRRDNDNQPSRRDRDDNSFKEKEEGEIKQKQPAFQQTNLNGDTSNLGRSGGVYIPPFKLARMMKETQDKSSVEYQRLTWDALRKSINGLVNKVNATNIKNIIPELFAENLIRGRGLFCRSCMKSQMASPGFTDVFAALVAVVNTKFPEVGELLLRRIVLQLKRAYKRNDKPQLLAAVKFVAHLVNQQVAHEIIALELLTVLLENPTDDSVEVAVGFVTECGSLLQDLSPKGLHGIFERFRGILHEGEIDKRVQFLIEGLFAIRKAKFQGYPAVRPELDLVEQEDQLTHEISLQDEIDPEITLDIFKPDPQFLENEKRYEELKKTILGEDSEDEEGSDAGSGDEEDDEDDDESDEEDEEQMKIQDETETNLINLRRTIYLTIMSSVDFEEAGHKLLKIKLEPGQEMELCIMLLECCSQERTYLRYYGLLGQRFCMINKVYQENFDKCFVQQYSMIHRLETNKLRNVAKFFAHLLGTDALPWHVLAYIRLTEEDTTSSSRIFIKILFQELSEHLGIRRLNERLSDPTMQDSVESIFPRDNPKNTRFSINFFTSIGLGGITENLREYLKNMPRLIMQQQEPASESESGDESGSSSSSDSESASSESEPESDSSSSDEGERRRKKRRK from the exons ATGGCTAGAAGATACAATGAATCGAGTGGCGATGATTCGAGAGATGAGAGTGGGGAACATGGTAATCGTCGCAAAAGGTATTCTAGGTCAGATAGGGAAAGGGGAAGACGAGAAAGAGGAAGAGAAAGAGAACATGGCGATAAGAATGGGGAGAAGAGGCAGAGGGAAAATTCTGGATCTTttggagaagaagaagacaagCGTGCTAATAGAGATAGGAGCGAAGAAAGTGAGAGAATTCATGCTGATAATGGTGGTAAGGATAGGCAGAGAGAAAAACGTCCTAGATCCTCTGATGAAGAAGATGGCAAGCATTCCTATAGAGATAGAAGGCGTAAAAGAGAGAGAATTCATGACGGTGATGATGATGGTAAGGATAGGCGGAGAGAAGAAGGTTCAAGATCTTctgatgaagaagatgacaagCCTTCCTTTAGAGATAGAAGGCATGAAAGAGATAGAATTCGTGATGGTGAAAATGATTCCAAGGCTAGGCGGAAAGATGCACAGGAGGAAAGTTCTGAATCTTCTGATAAGTCAGAAGAAGAGAGGCGAGCCAAGAGGGACAGGAGTGGAAAAAGGGATAGACGTCATAGGCATGACACTGGACATAGGGATCGGCATAATGATAAGCAACGGGAGGAAGATAGGTATAGAAATAGGGACCGGTGGCGTCATTCACGGCATGAttctgatgatgatgatgatcgcGGAAGAAGGTCCCATAGAAATACAGAACGTGAGAATAGAAGTCAAAGGAGAGACAATGATAATCAGCCAAGCCGTAGAGACAGAGATGATAATAGCTTTAAGGAGAAAGAGGAAGGAGAAATCAAGCAGAAACAACCAGCTTTTCAGCAAACCAACTTGAATGGTGATACCTCGAATTTAGGTAGGAGTGGAGGAGTTTACATTCCTCCATTTAAATTAGCTAGAATGATGAAAGAGACACAGGATAAGAGCAGTGTTGAGTATCAGCGATTAACATGGGATGCCCTCAGAAAAAGTATCAATGGTCTTGTTAACAAAGTAAATGCTACTAATATCAAGAATATTATTCCAGAACTCTTTGCTGAAAATCTTATTCGAGGAAGAGGTCTCTTTTGTCGTTCGTGCATGAAATCTCAGATGGCATCTCCAGGTTTCACTGATGTTTTTGCTGCACTGGTGGCTGTTGTTAACACCAAGTTTCCTGAGGTGGGGGAGCTATTGTTGAGAAGGATTGTTTTGCAGCTTAAGAGAGCATATAAGCGGAATGACAAG CCTCAATTATTGGCAGCTGTTAAATTTGTAGCTCATCTTGTGAACCAACAGGTGGCTCACGAGATTATTGCTTTGGAACTACTCACTGTTTTGCTGGAAAATCCTACTGATGACAGTGTTGAGGTAGCTGTTGGTTTTGTTACTGAATGTGGTTCCTTACTTCAGGATCTTTCACCAAAAGGCCTACATG GTATTTTTGAGCGTTTTCGGGGGATTCTTCATGAGGGAGAGATAGATAAACGTGTTCAATTTCTTATAGAGGGCTTATTTGCTATAAGGAAAGCAAAGTTTCAG GGTTATCCTGCCGTTCGTCCAGAACTAGACCTTGTTGAGCAGGAGGACCAATTAACTCATGAGATCTCTCTCCAAGATGAGATAGATCCGGAGATCACCCTTG ACATTTTTAAACCAGATCCTCAATTCTTGGAGAACGAAAAGCGCtatgaagagttgaagaaaacCATCCTTGGTGAGGACTCCGAGGATGAAGAGGGTTCAGATGCAGGTTCAGGTGATGAGGAGGATGATGAGGATGACGATGAATCTGATGAGGAAGATGAAGAGCAGATGAAAATACAAGATGAGACGGAGACAAACCTTATAAATCTCCGGAGGACAATCTACCTGACAATCATGTCCAGTGTAGATTTTGAGGAGGCTGGCCACAAGCTGCTGAAAATTAAGCTTGAGCCAGGGCAAGAG ATGGAGTTATGCATTATGCTCTTGGAATGCTGCAGTCAAGAGAGAACTTACCTTCGATATTATGGCCTTCTGGGGCAGCGGTTTTGCATGATCAACAAAGTCTATCAGGAAAACTTTGATAAATGCTTTGTTCAGCAGTATTCTATGATCCATCGGCTTGAAACAAACAAATTACGTAATGTGGCAAAGTTTTTTGCACATTTACTCGGCACTGATGCTCTGCCGTGGCATGTTCTAGCCTACATACGCTTAACCGAGGAGGACACAACCTCATCTTCTCGTATATTTATCAAGATCCTCTTCCAG GAGCTGTCAGAGCATCTTGGAATCCGCAGACTGAATGAACGGCTCTCAGATCCTACAATGCAGGACTCGGTTGAATCTATTTTCCCGAGGGATAATCCCAAGAACACAAGGTTTTCGATCAACTTTTTCACTTCCATTGGGCTTGGTGGTATAACTGAGAATTTGCGTGAGTATTTGAAGAACATGCCCCGGCTTATCATGCAACAACAAGAACCGGCATCTGAATCAGAATCGGGTGATGAGTCTGGGAGCTCTAGTTCATCGGATTCAGAAAGTGCTAGTTCAGAGTCAGAGCCGGAGTCAGATTCGTCAAGTTCTGATGAGGGTGAGAGGCGCAGGAAGAAGAGAAGGAAATGA
- the LOC105793955 gene encoding uncharacterized protein LOC105793955 isoform X2 yields MARRYNESSGDDSRDESGEHGNRRKRYSRSDRERGRRERGREREHGDKNGEKRQRENSGSFGEEEDKRANRDRSEESERIHADNGGKDRQREKRPRSSDEEDGKHSYRDRRRKRERIHDGDDDGKDRRREEGSRSSDEEDDKPSFRDRRHERDRIRDGENDSKARRKDAQEESSESSDKSEEERRAKRDRSGKRDRRHRHDTGHRDRHNDKQREEDRYRNRDRWRHSRHDSDDDDDRGRRSHRNTERENRSQRRDNDNQPSRRDRDDNSFKEKEEGEIKQKQPAFQQTNLNGDTSNLGRSGGVYIPPFKLARMMKETQDKSSVEYQRLTWDALRKSINGLVNKVNATNIKNIIPELFAENLIRGRGLFCRSCMKSQMASPGFTDVFAALVAVVNTKFPEVGELLLRRIVLQLKRAYKRNDKVAHEIIALELLTVLLENPTDDSVEVAVGFVTECGSLLQDLSPKGLHGIFERFRGILHEGEIDKRVQFLIEGLFAIRKAKFQGYPAVRPELDLVEQEDQLTHEISLQDEIDPEITLDIFKPDPQFLENEKRYEELKKTILGEDSEDEEGSDAGSGDEEDDEDDDESDEEDEEQMKIQDETETNLINLRRTIYLTIMSSVDFEEAGHKLLKIKLEPGQEMELCIMLLECCSQERTYLRYYGLLGQRFCMINKVYQENFDKCFVQQYSMIHRLETNKLRNVAKFFAHLLGTDALPWHVLAYIRLTEEDTTSSSRIFIKILFQELSEHLGIRRLNERLSDPTMQDSVESIFPRDNPKNTRFSINFFTSIGLGGITENLREYLKNMPRLIMQQQEPASESESGDESGSSSSSDSESASSESEPESDSSSSDEGERRRKKRRK; encoded by the exons ATGGCTAGAAGATACAATGAATCGAGTGGCGATGATTCGAGAGATGAGAGTGGGGAACATGGTAATCGTCGCAAAAGGTATTCTAGGTCAGATAGGGAAAGGGGAAGACGAGAAAGAGGAAGAGAAAGAGAACATGGCGATAAGAATGGGGAGAAGAGGCAGAGGGAAAATTCTGGATCTTttggagaagaagaagacaagCGTGCTAATAGAGATAGGAGCGAAGAAAGTGAGAGAATTCATGCTGATAATGGTGGTAAGGATAGGCAGAGAGAAAAACGTCCTAGATCCTCTGATGAAGAAGATGGCAAGCATTCCTATAGAGATAGAAGGCGTAAAAGAGAGAGAATTCATGACGGTGATGATGATGGTAAGGATAGGCGGAGAGAAGAAGGTTCAAGATCTTctgatgaagaagatgacaagCCTTCCTTTAGAGATAGAAGGCATGAAAGAGATAGAATTCGTGATGGTGAAAATGATTCCAAGGCTAGGCGGAAAGATGCACAGGAGGAAAGTTCTGAATCTTCTGATAAGTCAGAAGAAGAGAGGCGAGCCAAGAGGGACAGGAGTGGAAAAAGGGATAGACGTCATAGGCATGACACTGGACATAGGGATCGGCATAATGATAAGCAACGGGAGGAAGATAGGTATAGAAATAGGGACCGGTGGCGTCATTCACGGCATGAttctgatgatgatgatgatcgcGGAAGAAGGTCCCATAGAAATACAGAACGTGAGAATAGAAGTCAAAGGAGAGACAATGATAATCAGCCAAGCCGTAGAGACAGAGATGATAATAGCTTTAAGGAGAAAGAGGAAGGAGAAATCAAGCAGAAACAACCAGCTTTTCAGCAAACCAACTTGAATGGTGATACCTCGAATTTAGGTAGGAGTGGAGGAGTTTACATTCCTCCATTTAAATTAGCTAGAATGATGAAAGAGACACAGGATAAGAGCAGTGTTGAGTATCAGCGATTAACATGGGATGCCCTCAGAAAAAGTATCAATGGTCTTGTTAACAAAGTAAATGCTACTAATATCAAGAATATTATTCCAGAACTCTTTGCTGAAAATCTTATTCGAGGAAGAGGTCTCTTTTGTCGTTCGTGCATGAAATCTCAGATGGCATCTCCAGGTTTCACTGATGTTTTTGCTGCACTGGTGGCTGTTGTTAACACCAAGTTTCCTGAGGTGGGGGAGCTATTGTTGAGAAGGATTGTTTTGCAGCTTAAGAGAGCATATAAGCGGAATGACAAG GTGGCTCACGAGATTATTGCTTTGGAACTACTCACTGTTTTGCTGGAAAATCCTACTGATGACAGTGTTGAGGTAGCTGTTGGTTTTGTTACTGAATGTGGTTCCTTACTTCAGGATCTTTCACCAAAAGGCCTACATG GTATTTTTGAGCGTTTTCGGGGGATTCTTCATGAGGGAGAGATAGATAAACGTGTTCAATTTCTTATAGAGGGCTTATTTGCTATAAGGAAAGCAAAGTTTCAG GGTTATCCTGCCGTTCGTCCAGAACTAGACCTTGTTGAGCAGGAGGACCAATTAACTCATGAGATCTCTCTCCAAGATGAGATAGATCCGGAGATCACCCTTG ACATTTTTAAACCAGATCCTCAATTCTTGGAGAACGAAAAGCGCtatgaagagttgaagaaaacCATCCTTGGTGAGGACTCCGAGGATGAAGAGGGTTCAGATGCAGGTTCAGGTGATGAGGAGGATGATGAGGATGACGATGAATCTGATGAGGAAGATGAAGAGCAGATGAAAATACAAGATGAGACGGAGACAAACCTTATAAATCTCCGGAGGACAATCTACCTGACAATCATGTCCAGTGTAGATTTTGAGGAGGCTGGCCACAAGCTGCTGAAAATTAAGCTTGAGCCAGGGCAAGAG ATGGAGTTATGCATTATGCTCTTGGAATGCTGCAGTCAAGAGAGAACTTACCTTCGATATTATGGCCTTCTGGGGCAGCGGTTTTGCATGATCAACAAAGTCTATCAGGAAAACTTTGATAAATGCTTTGTTCAGCAGTATTCTATGATCCATCGGCTTGAAACAAACAAATTACGTAATGTGGCAAAGTTTTTTGCACATTTACTCGGCACTGATGCTCTGCCGTGGCATGTTCTAGCCTACATACGCTTAACCGAGGAGGACACAACCTCATCTTCTCGTATATTTATCAAGATCCTCTTCCAG GAGCTGTCAGAGCATCTTGGAATCCGCAGACTGAATGAACGGCTCTCAGATCCTACAATGCAGGACTCGGTTGAATCTATTTTCCCGAGGGATAATCCCAAGAACACAAGGTTTTCGATCAACTTTTTCACTTCCATTGGGCTTGGTGGTATAACTGAGAATTTGCGTGAGTATTTGAAGAACATGCCCCGGCTTATCATGCAACAACAAGAACCGGCATCTGAATCAGAATCGGGTGATGAGTCTGGGAGCTCTAGTTCATCGGATTCAGAAAGTGCTAGTTCAGAGTCAGAGCCGGAGTCAGATTCGTCAAGTTCTGATGAGGGTGAGAGGCGCAGGAAGAAGAGAAGGAAATGA